The DNA sequence AAAGAGAATTAAGAGAGGAATAAACGATCCAATTACGCTACCTTGTTGTTCCATTAGGAATCCTTTATAAATAAAATGAGACAATATTTTAACACTTTTATATTATAGAACCGTTTAGGGGAATCTTTTGTTACCAAACAGACCACTGCCCAAAGCACTGCTTATTGCTATGACTGGAAGCCTTTTTATCTATCTTGCCCATATTGGCATCACCTTTTATTGGCTCAATACACTATTGGGGCTTATCTCACTCTATTTCCTGTTACAGTCTGAAAGCAAAACATGGTTTTGGAGTGGCTTCTTCTTTGGACTTCTCTGGTTTTGGTGGATAACACTCAGTTTCATTTACTATCAAATATCTTGGGCAACCCCCTTTGTAATACTCCTCATTGGGGCAATTTATGGCGCACTGTTTTGGCTCATTGCCACAACAGCATCCATAAGTCATGATTTACGATTTACGTTGGTACTAAAATCTGTAGGGCTTTTAGTGTTAAGCTACATTCACCCCTTTGGCTTTGATTGGTTCAAACCTGAACTAATATTTGTTGAGAGCTATATGGGCACACAGAAGTGGCAATTTTTACTCATATTGCTTGTGCTTGCGCTGGTACACTGGAGAAAAAACCTGTTTTTTATGCTATTGCTTCTCGTGCCACACCATATACCACAACGCCTTAGTACATTAACTCCCTCCAATACAATCACAATTGTAACCACCCATATCTCTGTTAAAGACAAGTGGGACAAAACCAAACATGCTGCTCAGTTCAATGCACTGTTTCATGCCATTGATCAGGCAATTGATGCAAACAAAACACTGGTCATTCTTCCTGAATCGGTTTTTCCGGTTTTTCTTGACCACAATCGTACACTTTTAAAAAAGCTCAAACAGCGTGCCAAAAAAATCAATATTGTCACTGGTGCACTCTATTGGGATGGTAAAACCCCACGGAACTCCACCTACATCTTTACCAGAGATGGCAGGGTCACTGTTGCCAACAAAGTCATTCTTGTACCATTTGGAGAGGCAAACCCACTGCCCGATTTTCTTGGTAATTGGATCAATCATATCTTCTACGATGATGCTGTTGACTATAAGGCCAGTAGCAACTTGGCTGATTATACCATTGAGAACAAACGCTACCGCAATGCCATCTGCTTTGAAGCCACTTCAGAAAAACTCTATGAAGGAAACCCTAAACAGATGATTGTACTTAGCAACAATGGCTGGTTTGCCCACTCTATTGAACCAACCTTACAAAGGTTGCTACTACAATACTACAGTCAAAAATATGGTACTACCATCTATAATGCTACCAATATGACACCCTCTTATAAGATTATTAACGGAAAAGTATTCATGCTATGACAGTTAAAAAAATTTTTATAGCACCCATCAGAGGCTATCAATACATCTCAAAAATGCTGCCTGCCAATTGCCGTTATTATCCAACTTGTTCGGAGTATGCAGCTTGGCAACTCCAATTCAATGGTCTACACCGTGCATTGGTAGCAAGCACACTGCGTATTTTACGTTGCAATCAGCTCTTTACAGGAGGCATAGACTATCCGGTTGTCAAATTCACTCCACCAGAAATATCAGCTTTACACACCTCTAATCCAAACTATGGCACAATCAAGGTTATATTTTGGTTGGTTCCAAAGCATCAATATCGACATAGTGTTGCCCGCTATTTTTATGTCATAAAGGATTTCAATGCCCTACCCAAACACCGTGACACTCCATAGTCCACTTGATATGCACCTGCATCTACGTGATGGGCAGATGCTACACGACACTGTCAAGGCTTCCGCAAAAACCTTTAGTGGTGCAATCATTATGCCCAACCTTGTGCCGCCTCTTACCTCAGAAGAAGCACTGGTTTCATATAAAATGCGTATCCAGGAAGCCATGGGTGATGAGACTTTTATCCCCTATATGACTCTCTTCTTTAAGTCAACCTATAGCAGAACGTTTCTTGAAAGTATACGTAACAAGATGACTGCAATCAAACTCTACCCCGCAGGCATTACAACCAACAGTGAGGGTGGAGTGAGTGGTTTTGATCTGGAGGATCTTAGAGAAACCCTTGAGGCAATGAGTGACTTACATATTCCTCTGTGTGTCCATGGAGAGACCAATGGATTTGTCATGGACAGAGAAGCAGAGTTTATCCCTATTTATGAAAAATTGGCAAAAGCATTTCCAAAACTTAAGATTATCATGGAACACATTACAACCGCAGAAAGTGTTGCTGCACTTGACCGATTCGATAACCTCTATGCAACCATTACCGTACACCACCTACTCATTACACTTGATGATGTGGCAGGAGGCATGTTGCAACCTCATCTTTTCTGTAAGCCCATTGCCAAACGACCAGAAGACAAAGAGGCACTACTGAGGGCTGCTCTTACAGCACACCCCAAAGTAATGTTTGGTTCTGACTCTGCACCACATCCAAAAGAAGATAAAGAGTCTTGCGGTTGTGCCGCCGGTGTCTTTACAGCACCTATTGCCATACAACTACTCATTGAGCTCTTTGAAAAACATGATGCACCCTTAGAGAACCTACAAAAGTTTCTTAGCGATCATGCAAAAAGCATTTATGGCATCACACCTCCCACAAAAGCGATTCTACTTGAAAAAAAACCCTTCAAAGTACCATCAAATTATGGTAGCATCGTGCCAATGTCTGCTGAAGAGATGCTTCAGTATACTATTACAGAGGTGAAGCATGGATAATCATTTCAGGCATTTGAAGGACCGCGGTAGCTGGAAAAGTGCATTGTCGCCGATAAAATCGTTTAAAGGCTAGTTGAAGGGCATACCCAAAGGCACTCTTTATTGGGTGTGGCTGACCACGTCGCACCTGCCATGATCCGCTGGTTCCAGACGTTGATCTTTTTTATTATTCGCAATGTGGAAATTTTGTTTTATTCCGCCTGATGCAGACTATCATGCCACACATCTGCTATTGAGTATGCCGTTAGCATACTCAATGTCTCCGATATCATTGTTTGCGGACACTCCCATTGTGGTGCCATTGCTACACTTTATAAAAATATTGAAGAGGGTCCGGAGAACATCCATACAATCAAATGGCTAGAGCTAGGGCATGCTGCCAAAAAAGTGGCACTATTGACCCACAAGAACCATCCCAAAGAAGAGCTTTTACGTTACACCGAGAAAATTTCAGTCATTCATCAAATTGACAATCTCCTCACCTATCCTGCGGTAAAACGGCGTGTTGATGAAGAGAGGCTCTTTTTGCATGGATGGTATTACGACATTGAAAATGGAGAGATAGCATACTACGACAATGAAGATTATGAGTTCAAACCTCTTAGTCAAAAGCCATAGTCATAGGCAACAACAAAGGATAAAACTGTGATTGCTCAAAATATTGAAGAACTTATTGGAAATACACCATTGGTAAAGATCAACTCACTCTCAGAAGAGACCGGTACGACCATACTGGGAAAATGTGAATTTATGAACCCTACCTCCTCTGTCAAAGACAGAATTGCTTGCAACATGATTAACAAAGCAATAGAACGTGGAGAGATCACCAAACATACAACTATCATAGAACCTACCAGTGGAAACACGGGCATAGGTCTGGCTGCAATCTGTGCAGCAAAAGACCTGCGTCTCATTCTCACAATGCCTGACTCTATGAGCATAGAGCGACGTAAACTACTCAGTCACCTTGGTGCAGAATTGGTACTTACACCTGCTGCCAAAGGCATGGGAGGGGCTATTGAAAAAGCCCATACATTGGCACAGGAGATAG is a window from the Sulfurovum sp. genome containing:
- a CDS encoding apolipoprotein N-acyltransferase, which produces MLPNRPLPKALLIAMTGSLFIYLAHIGITFYWLNTLLGLISLYFLLQSESKTWFWSGFFFGLLWFWWITLSFIYYQISWATPFVILLIGAIYGALFWLIATTASISHDLRFTLVLKSVGLLVLSYIHPFGFDWFKPELIFVESYMGTQKWQFLLILLVLALVHWRKNLFFMLLLLVPHHIPQRLSTLTPSNTITIVTTHISVKDKWDKTKHAAQFNALFHAIDQAIDANKTLVILPESVFPVFLDHNRTLLKKLKQRAKKINIVTGALYWDGKTPRNSTYIFTRDGRVTVANKVILVPFGEANPLPDFLGNWINHIFYDDAVDYKASSNLADYTIENKRYRNAICFEATSEKLYEGNPKQMIVLSNNGWFAHSIEPTLQRLLLQYYSQKYGTTIYNATNMTPSYKIINGKVFML
- the yidD gene encoding membrane protein insertion efficiency factor YidD encodes the protein MTVKKIFIAPIRGYQYISKMLPANCRYYPTCSEYAAWQLQFNGLHRALVASTLRILRCNQLFTGGIDYPVVKFTPPEISALHTSNPNYGTIKVIFWLVPKHQYRHSVARYFYVIKDFNALPKHRDTP
- the pyrC gene encoding dihydroorotase, translating into MPYPNTVTLHSPLDMHLHLRDGQMLHDTVKASAKTFSGAIIMPNLVPPLTSEEALVSYKMRIQEAMGDETFIPYMTLFFKSTYSRTFLESIRNKMTAIKLYPAGITTNSEGGVSGFDLEDLRETLEAMSDLHIPLCVHGETNGFVMDREAEFIPIYEKLAKAFPKLKIIMEHITTAESVAALDRFDNLYATITVHHLLITLDDVAGGMLQPHLFCKPIAKRPEDKEALLRAALTAHPKVMFGSDSAPHPKEDKESCGCAAGVFTAPIAIQLLIELFEKHDAPLENLQKFLSDHAKSIYGITPPTKAILLEKKPFKVPSNYGSIVPMSAEEMLQYTITEVKHG